From the genome of Methylocystis heyeri:
ATTAATTCTTAAATTATCCAAGATAAACCTGGTCATGTATACATATGTAACATAGATGGCGCTCATGGCGCAAAACATATTGAATAGTATCGTGTTTTCTGTCGAAGTTTTAATAAGCATGGCGGGTATTTCTCTCGATGTAATCCTTGTTGCCTTTCATTGCATTACAACCTAGCCCGCGCTCGATCTTCGGAGAGCGCCGCGCAGAAAATCCGCCGCCTGATCTATCGAATCCCGCGCCTCGGGCAGGATTTCCGCCGCGAGTTGCCAGCAGTGCGGCGCATTTTCCCAGACCGAAAGCTCCGCATCCACCCCTGCGGTTTTGGCGCGTGCGTAGAGCTCGACCGAATCGCCCAGCAGCAGCTCCTTCGAGCCGACATGGAGCAGGAGAGGCGGAAGCCCGGCGAGATCGGCGTGAAGCGGGGAGGCGAGGGGAGAGTCGGCTTTTTCCTGGCCCAGATAGGCCCGGGCCGCGATTTTGAGCATGCGGCGGGTGAACAGCGGGTCCGCGCCCTCGTTTTCCTTGATCGAGGCGCCGGCGACGGCGAGATCGGTCCAGGGCGAGAACAGCGCCGCCGCGAGCGGGAGGCTTTCGCCGGCGTCGCGTCTTGCGACCAGCAGGGAAAGAGCCAATCCGCCGCCGGCGGAATCTCCGGCCAGAAAAATCCTGTCGCTGCGCTCGGTCAAAGCGGAGAGGACCGCTTTGGCGTCCTCCAGCGCCGCCGGAAAGGGATGGCGTGGCGCCAGCCGGTAGGCGGGCGCGAAAACGCAAAAGCCCCGCGCCGCGAAGGCAGCCGTGACGGGCCGGCAGATCTTTGGCGAGCCGGCGAAATATGCGCCGCCGTGAAGATAAAGCAGTATCGGCGCGCCGGCTTCGCCCGCCCATTCGCCGGCGACGCCGGCGATGCGCTCGGCGCGAAAGCCTCCCGGTGGGACGGAGCAGGGCAGGTTCAGCTCCAGAGCCCGGGCGGCTTCCTTCAGAGACGCGGCTTTGGCGAGGCGCGGCCCGACCCGCTTGCGCAGAAAGGCGTCGGCGAGGCGCAAGGTTAGGGGCCGGTCGGGCTTCACTTGGATTTTTTGGCGGGAGCAGCGGCCGGGGCCGTTTTTGCGGCGCCCTCCCGCTCGAGCAGAGCGTCCAGATTGGAGTCGTTCAAGCCCGCCTTGCGGGCCTCGTCGCGCCAGCGCGCCGCCTCGGCGAGGTCTTTTTCGGCGCCGCGGCCCTCGGCCAGCACATAGGCCAGCCGATTCTGGGCGACCGCATTGCCGAGCTTCGCCGCCTGACGCAGCAGCGCGGTCGCGCTCGCGGGATCGCGGGGCACGCCCGAACCGTTGAACTGGAGGATCGCGAGCTCCACCATCGCGGCGCTGTGGCCGTCGTCCGCCGCCGATTTGAACCAGACCGCCGCCTCGCCATTGTCCTTGGCGACGCCCTTGCCGTGCTTGTAAAGCTCGGCCAGCGCATATTTGGCGTCGGCGTCGCCGAGTTCGGCGCCGCGGCGGAAGAGCTCGGCCGCCTTCTCGAAATCGGAGAACACGCCATTGTTGCGCAGGGACAGTTCGCCCAGCAGATTCAAGGCGGCGCCGTTTTTCTTGTCGGCGGCTTTCTGGAGATAGGCGCGCGCGCTCTCGAGCTCTTTTTCTGCGGGAGAATTGGCCAGCAGAGAGGCGCCGTAGAGATAGGCTCCCTGGGCGTCTCCCGCATCCGCGGCGCGCCGGAACCATTCCGCGGCCTTCTTGCGATCGGCCGTGACCCCCGCGCCCTCGGCGTAAAGCCTGCCGATGAGCAGCATCGCCGCGGTGTCGCCGGGGTTGGTCGCGACGCGCTTCTGCGCCTCGGTCATGGCGGCTTTGTAATTACCGAGCTGATAGGCGCTGTAGGCCGCATCGCCGGCGGGAGCCGAGGGCGGCGCCGGAGCCGGGGCTGGAGCGGATTTGGTTTCAGCCGAATGCGCCGGGGCGGCGGCGAGCCACAGCGCGAGAAAAACGGGCGCCTTCTTCATGCGAGCGTCTCCCCCACGGCGCGTCTCGCCTCGTGAACGGCTTCGGCCGGGCCTCGGGCGTCGCTCCAGACGCAATCGCCCAGCATGATGAAATCGGCTCCGGCGTCCGCCAGCGGCTTCGCCCCGGCGAGGCTTTCCGCCATCGCCACGCAGGGAATGTTGAAGAGTTCGGCCCACCATTGCACGCGCTCGATCAGGGCGTCGCCTTCCAGCGGCGCATCCCAGTCGCCGAACAGCACATATTCGGCTCCGGCCTCGCCCGCCGACATGGCGTCGTGCCGCGTCGCCAATCCGCCGGCGCCGACCATGCGCTCCGGCGCCAGCAGTTTTATCGCGGCCGCCAGGGGCGCTCCCGCCCCGCTGACGTGAACGCCGTCGGCGTCCGCCTCTCGCGCTGTTTTGGGGTCGCAGGCGACCATCAAAGCCGCGCCCGCCTCCTGGACGGGGGGCGCAATCTCGCCGATGAGCCGGCGCAGCGCGCCCGCGTCCATCTCCGCGTGACGCAACAGCACGCTCGCTATGCCGCCGGCGGCCAGCGCCTCGCGCAAAGCCGGCAGAAAGGGGGCCGCTTCCTCGAGAAGCGGGGTGACGAGATAAATTCCCGGAAAAGTCTGAGTCTCGGACATGGGCCTATTTAATCGGCCGCCGATCCCCATGAAAGAGCCAAGCGAGCTTCCGTCAGCTTTCCTTTCGTCCCAGCAGCCTCTTGACGATGCGCTTCACTCTGGCCCGCAGGTCCCGGCGCTGGACTTCGCGGTCGCAGGCGCCGTGAAAGGCTTTGGCGCTCGCCGGTCCCGCCTGCACGGCGATGTCGACGATCGGGAGGCGGTCGGGCCAGAAACGGTCGATCATGGGATGGTTGGCTATGGCGCAGGAGTCGGTCAGCTCGATGTCCGTGCGCGCGGCCATTTCCCGCGTGAGTTCGCTCACGAGATGGATGCCCGGCGCCTGGGCCCTGAAGCGCTCGTCGAAGGCTATCTTCCAGAAATAGGCCCGCCGCCCGCTCTCTATGAGTATGGCCATGGCGATGGGGGCGCCGTCCAGCGTCAGGCTCGCGATCCGGCACTTGCCTTCCTCGGCCAGCAGCCTCGTGGCGCTGCGCACGAAGGTCAAAAGCGAGGCGTCCGACAGGAAGGCGCCGCGGGCCTTTTTCCATCCCGAGGCTT
Proteins encoded in this window:
- a CDS encoding alpha/beta hydrolase; its protein translation is MKPDRPLTLRLADAFLRKRVGPRLAKAASLKEAARALELNLPCSVPPGGFRAERIAGVAGEWAGEAGAPILLYLHGGAYFAGSPKICRPVTAAFAARGFCVFAPAYRLAPRHPFPAALEDAKAVLSALTERSDRIFLAGDSAGGGLALSLLVARRDAGESLPLAAALFSPWTDLAVAGASIKENEGADPLFTRRMLKIAARAYLGQEKADSPLASPLHADLAGLPPLLLHVGSKELLLGDSVELYARAKTAGVDAELSVWENAPHCWQLAAEILPEARDSIDQAADFLRGALRRSSAG
- a CDS encoding tetratricopeptide repeat protein: MKKAPVFLALWLAAAPAHSAETKSAPAPAPAPPSAPAGDAAYSAYQLGNYKAAMTEAQKRVATNPGDTAAMLLIGRLYAEGAGVTADRKKAAEWFRRAADAGDAQGAYLYGASLLANSPAEKELESARAYLQKAADKKNGAALNLLGELSLRNNGVFSDFEKAAELFRRGAELGDADAKYALAELYKHGKGVAKDNGEAAVWFKSAADDGHSAAMVELAILQFNGSGVPRDPASATALLRQAAKLGNAVAQNRLAYVLAEGRGAEKDLAEAARWRDEARKAGLNDSNLDALLEREGAAKTAPAAAPAKKSK
- a CDS encoding thiamine phosphate synthase, translated to MSETQTFPGIYLVTPLLEEAAPFLPALREALAAGGIASVLLRHAEMDAGALRRLIGEIAPPVQEAGAALMVACDPKTAREADADGVHVSGAGAPLAAAIKLLAPERMVGAGGLATRHDAMSAGEAGAEYVLFGDWDAPLEGDALIERVQWWAELFNIPCVAMAESLAGAKPLADAGADFIMLGDCVWSDARGPAEAVHEARRAVGETLA